DNA sequence from the Fusarium verticillioides 7600 chromosome 2, whole genome shotgun sequence genome:
TGGAGCAGTATTAATCAACTGTCAACTACAGACTCGTACCGAAAGCAGTGTGTCATTGACGAGGAGGTCGCATTGCTCGATGTCCTCGACACAGCCGGCCAAGAGGAGTATAGCGCCATGCGCGAGCAGTATATGCGAACTGGAGAGGGATTTCTGCTAGTCTATTCGATTACTTCGCGACAAAGTTTCGAGGAAATCACCACCTTCCAGCAACAGATTCTGCGAGTCAAGGATAAGGATTATTTTCCCATGGTCGTTGTTGGCAACAAGTGCGATCTGGAAGGCGATCGAGACGTGTCACGACAAGGTATGTTGTATTACTAGTTGACTTTGGCATGAATCACTGACAATGGAAACAGAGGGAGAGGCACTTGCAAGGTCGTTCGGTTGCAAGTTCATCGAAACATCCGCCAAGTCCCGAATCAACGTCGACAAGGCCTTCTACGATATCGTACGAGAGATCCGAAGATATAACCGTGAGATGCAAGGCTACTCAACTGGTAGCGGTGGCACTTCAGGAGCGAACGGTCCCCCAAAGCCCATGGATATGGACAACGGcgagcaagaagctggatgTTGTGCCAAGTGTGTACTTATGTAAAGGGAATAATATCCAAGGGCGAAAGGGAGAACATCTCGAGACGAGGCGGATGCGATCGGCGGGATATACCCGATATGTCTGGTTTCTGTCAACTGCACGCGACACGATGTGAGGATGCAATATAACCAATAGGCTTTAGGAAGAGCACGGAGATGAAAAGTTGATTGCATCGGACGGGAGTCAGGATCTGGGTTCATATTCACATTTGATTTGGACGCAGCCAACGGAGATACCCAGCGATATGGGATTTAGGGACCCGGCGTGCTTATGGCAGAGAAAGTGTCTTTGTGAGCAATGCCGATGGTTCATGCTTTATGACCCACGATCCATACGACATGGAACATGGATCGGCGTTTCTCTGGAGTGGCTCGCTATCTTGGACGTTGTGGAtaaacaaagaaaagaatcgTCTTGATActggaagagagagaaagacaGGGGAGGGAGTCTGCAGACATTGCGAATGCCAGATGCAACTAAATGCAATGCTACTCATCCCATCCTCAGGACCTCGCGAGAGATAAAATTCACCCGACCATTTCCTTTTTTTGTTCTGTGTTGCCCGGGAGGATGAATTTTTCAAAGTACGGCTTCAGATTCTCTATATCCTTATTTTCATACATGTAATTTTTTGCTTCTATTTTTTTCTATTTGTCAATCTCGAGGTCTCCTTCtctccagcagcaatggTTCAGTCAGTCAGACAATACAAGTACACATCCCTTTTTCTTGCGGTTCAAACATCTTCGTCTTTTGTCTCTTGATGCAGAACATTCCGTTCGACTGTGTTGTCAGCCACATGGCTTTTCTCATAAAACAATCTGGAATGCTTCATGTCCGAGATTCATCGGTGCGTCCCCTTGAGTTTCTCGTGCATGATAGGGTGGTCAAGTTCCTGGTTCGCTATGTTAGGTCAGTCTCAGCCTATCTGCGTCGTCGGCATCTTGTTACGTATGAAAACTGATAAGTCAATTGCAAACCTAGGTTCTATGTCTCAGAAACGCCAAACTCCGGAATCCTCCCACCTTAAGTTCACATGAACCAGTGTTTTCagccattcattcattaccTAGACAGACACCACTTCCCCCAGAACCCTGCCGGTGGCTATCTCTCGATGCGGACCGAGAAGCTTGCGCCCAATATTTAGATTCCACAGCGGCTTATCAATCACCTTTGGCTGGTTGTTCACGTCGTTCTGTTCATTCACAACCCAGTCATTGCAAACGACACAAGCCCATGCCGTCGGCGCGCCCGTTACAAAACCATCGACGTTGGCCGAAACATTGACCTGCTCACTGGGTTTTTGCGCAAGGCAACTGGGACATACTGCCTTCTTGAAGCGCGAAAGCCGCCATTCTTGCATCAATGCCGCTTGTTTCATAACCTCTTCGGCATAGTACAACCTATGGAACCGGCAGAGCGATGTTCCTAGCATTCTGTTGGCACACGAACAGCCTGTCAGAGCCTCGGTactcttcttgaggttggcggcTTTCGAGAGGCCGTTGACCAGTTTCCGTCTGTTTTGGGACTGCGCTTCATCAGCTGCAATGCCATATACCCGTCTAGTGCCGACAATTTGATTCTGGACCGCGTTCGGAGCACCGGCGCTCATCTGACCAGCACACTCATTGCAGAGATAAGCACGCATGCTGAGAAGTTCGCTTTCAGTTATGGGATTGTGCTCATGCTGGAACAAATACTTGACGTTGCCCCGGGTACAATCATTGCACACGGGGAAGTATGGCAGGGCTGTGTTGCGATGCGCAGAACTCTGGCAAGTAGCCTGACCATGCCCATCAGTGTTCCAAGCGGCACATGAACCCCATCCGCCCTCTCCCGGTTCAGCACAATAACGCTTTGTCCTTATAACCTTGTCTTCGCGAGGCACGTCACCAAGAACATTACGCACAGGTGTTGGTTGGTTTGTTTGACCATTGACAATGGAAAAGAGGCGAACCTGAGACTCCTCTTCAGGCTCTTTAGACTTTGACTCATGCCATTCGCTCATGTCAATACCCTCGAGATGATTGAAGACCTTCCAGCGTGAGCCCTTTGGCTTCTCCGTGAACCGAGGTTTCTGGTCCGGACCGAATGTGAAACCAAGGAAAGGATTGAAAGCATCTCGACCGTTTGCCTTCTTGGGCACCAGGCTTCCGCCAGCCGTTCTCTCTTGGGATGACTTTTTGCTGCCTCTAGAGGTTTGAGGCTTGAGCCAGCGCTCCCCGCGACTCGCTTGGGAACGCCTATGTGTCTGCCCGCCTTCCCAATctaccaagcttgagaactCATCCTGGGATTCGTTGCTTCCTTCTGGAGACTGATCTGGAGCCTGCGGACCACTGTGTGGCTCTTGTTGGTCATTTTCGGTGTCCTTGGCCAGGATGGCACTGTTAGCATAGGGCGGACGTTCACCACTTTCATCGTCTGCGGTTCCTCGCACAAGTGGAGCCAGCTTCTCATACCAGTTTTCGGTGTCCCCCGATTGACTGTTTTGTTGGTCACctgtttgatcttgaggcagTCCCGTTTGTGAATGGAAATCTAGTTGCTCTTGATTCAAGTTGCCCCAACCTTGCGGAGTTGGCGGAACGTGACCTTGTGCCATTTGAAGTTCCCCATGTGTATAGTCAAACGGCTCTTGGTCGGGGCCACCATGCATTGGCTGATCAGCTAGCTGTGAATTCCGTGTGAGGGTATGTAGTTGCTGTTGATCAAAGCCTCCGTCTTGTCCGAATGCTGCTGGATCTTGGCCTGACTCATTCCGGTAGTACGTAAAGTCAAGTGGTTGTTGTGCCGCTGAAGGTTGATGTAGCTGCGTTTGTGGTGCCGATACATTTTGTTGAGGATTGTATCCGTTTCCATATTGATTTGACGGTTGGTATGTCAGCGATGGTGAGAACCCCTGCGATTGTGTGTCATTCGCATTTCCAAGAGCACTCGGAAGCATAGGATCTTGCGTTCCCCAAATGTCAGAGAGCACAGGACCTCCCTGGAAGCAGCGCACGCCAGATATCGGCGGTGGCAGGTTGTGTTCCATACCGGCCGTCTTCATCTGGAGATTCTGATGGTCGCGCAGGAGATCCCAAACTTTTTGGTACCCTTGGAGATCGTTCTTTGGAACctggggttgttgattgagCCAAAACCGAGCTACCAACCAGCGCAACTCAGAGGCAGATGTGTCCTTCAGTTGCTTGTCACCCGATGGAATGGGAGGGAGGGCAATGCCCTCAGGcgggcgatgatgttgatgagatgcgGCTACGAATCGATATTGCTCTGGACCACCCTTGGCGTCGGTCAGGCCGTACATAGGAGCTGCAGGACCAATCCAGTGTTCGAGCTTTTGACCATCCTTGAGATCGTTGACACCTCCAGCGCCATATCCCAAGGCCAGGTAGTACAAAGGACCAGGACTATAGGTCTCTTTGTTTTGCCTGTTGGTTAACTTGCGGCGGTCAATACATCCAAACTTTTTCCAATTGAAAGCATCGCATTTTGCTTTGCGATGTCTGCAACTATCACATGGTCTTTGTCGGTCACAGTTCAACCCATGCCTGACACATTGCGTGCAGGCATTGAAAGGGGTGAATTGTCCGAAACCAACCCTGCTCAAATCGAAGATTGGATGCTGTCGAAAACGAcccttttcttcctcgaccATACAGTCGATACCAAGCTGCGTACAGCGCTCACACGCGTTGTATGGCTGGTGCCACATGACCAGACAGTCAGTAATCTTCCCAGCTGTCTTGCATCCTTGACACGGCTTTCTCCAAGTTGTGTTGGGCAGCACTTCCGCATATTCATGCCATTTTTCTTTGTCCCCCTTTGTATTCTCTTTGTCCGCCTCGAACTCGGGGCGTATCTTCCAGCTTTGGGGAATATTCTTTGCATTGAAAGAAAAACCGTCCATGAGCTCTCCAAGGTCCAAACATATTGTCCCATCTCTTTGACATTGTTTGCAGGCTCGCCTTTCCTCCCACTCTCCCCTGTCTCTAATCCAGCTGCAGCAATCGTCTCCCTTCACGTCACCGTTCTTGTGACGCAAGAAACAACGATCGCATGGATGTCGGTACCACGGTCGACGTGTGAGCTTCTTTGGCCGTCTCAGGGGCATCGTTTCAGATAGGTCAACCTTGCACTCCCCCTGTCTTCGACAATTGAGGCAATAGTAGCCTAGTATCGTATCGACATCGCATATTCCTCCCTGTTTCTTCCTGGCACATGCGTCGCAAGCCGTCTTCTCATACCCTTGAGGATCGCCAACGCCGTACCTTTTGTGCTCGAAGTGGATCAGCGTTTTAGGACCTTGAACCAGGCACTTATGGCCGGCCAGCTCTGGGTTATCCTTGTTTTTAGAGCGGTGATCAGCGCAGTTGGTGCATTCTAGATCATATACTTCGGGGCCGTTGCTTTGTCTGACCTGTTCCCAGTTACATTCCTTGCTCTGCGGGTTTTCACGACAAAAGATGCAAATTGTCCCTGCAACGACCTtttcatgatcttctttcttgagatctttgagataATTGCTCTTCGTCTTGGAGGCAGCCGGTTCTCCCCTGGGCTTCTTTTGCGGCCTGGGATCCGAAACAAGATCATTTTCACCATCGTgttcctcttcatcaatatcCGCTTTCCGTTTCCTGGTTCTCTGGAGTTGCCttgatgaaggtgatgttGTGTTTGGGGCGGGCCCGGGGATTTCAGAACTATTGGCGTTGTCTCCTTCGTCGCTAGAAGTGCTCGGCTGAAGATTTCTCATCCTTTTCGGAGCGGGCACCGTGGTATCTGGGGAAGCCGCACGACCTCTCTTCTTGGGACTGGGGCCACCAAATGATGCCTGAAAAGTTGGAGCAGAGggaagagcaagaggagTGTTGACCACATTGTGATGAACTGCAGTGGAATGAGGCTCATGTTGACTTTCAACAGGCGCAGGTTCCGCAGGCGTATAATCAACGTTCCCCGTATTATTCGGGTCAAGGTCAGTTGAGCCAGGATCTTCAATTGGAAATAGATTTGGAACGTCAAGAGAAGAATCGTTGTCGGATGGAATCATTGCCACATTATCTGTGTACCTCTGTAGCAGATGCCGAAGCCGACACAGAGCCGAATCACAagcctgtgcctgtgcctgagGATTAGGAGCAGGGCGCTTGAATATCTCGTCTAGAATACCGTGGGATATCTTAGGTATATCTCGCGTCTCACAGTTCAAGTCCTCCGGCTGAGAAGGGTTCGGCTGGTTCGCATGCTGTACTTGGGGCATCGGAGGTTGTTGCCCCCCAGGGTTCAAGCCAGCGTTCTGTCCGTTAGAACCCTGAACAGGCTCATTGGGAGCTGTattgctcaagcttggatCCCACGAATTTCCATGTATCGAATACTGATTGGGATATTGGCCTGGGTTTTGACCCTGATTTCCGGTCTGATTCTggttctcatcatcaggaaGCATGCTGTTGTTAGGGTTTCTCGACATGTTGTTATAGTCTCGAGAGAGAAATTCCGACTGTTTAATTCTCGATGAATGATACGGTACTTTGAACTGAAGGAGTTTGTAAGTATTTGAGGGCAGATAAGTTGGAGTCAAAGTGTGCTCCCTGAGCTAGTTTGTCAGAGACGGACTGCACAACAACATAAATAATAGAAACAATGAGAGTCCTGTTTATAAGTTTTAATACGGAATGTAAAGAATGGCCAAAGATTGTCTAAGACTTGAGCTGGCGTTCTTGATCTAATCAACTCAATGTTCCCTCGCCCAAGCACTGGATCCTTTGTTCAACATATGTCAACCAACGTGAAGCGTCTTTGTTCAAGACTCTCTCTTGGCTACCTACAGCACACCGTAAGGCTCTTTGATACTCGATTTAGATCTCTCAGTTCCATCATTCGTCTAGTGTCGTTCAGTGTTCATTCATTCTTGATTGATGCacaaagaacttgagagGAATCGGGCAAAGTTCGCAGATGAGACATCCATGAGAGTAACTGTAATGCCATTTCTAACCAATCGCCCTTATCCGTGAGCATCCTTTTGTCTTGACGGGTTTGCTGAGACTCGACCATTGTGATGTGCGAGTGCATCAGATGGACCCCCTGGGCCGCATCTGATTCTTTGTTGACATCTCTATTCAGCGATCGAGCGGGCCAGTGCATTTTCAATACACTCTCTTTACCATCAGGGCCAGCAAACCATTGAGACTGGCCCCCTCTTGGTCTGAGTGTGGACGGATCTCATATACTCAGAGGCTGgggaatagcttcatttCAAAAACGCCACTCTACCGAAAGAATATAATACGAAATTCTTGCTTTTATATCTACGCATACTCTTCACGCCATATCGCTGTGCTCTAGGCGACTAACCTTCCACAGGCGTACTAATTGTTAATACTTTTCGCTATGCCTTCCAAAGAGTCCGTCCCGTTTTCCCGGCAAAGGAACGCTCAATTATCCTCGATTAACCCCAGTATACATACATATCTAATGGTCTTCACTTCAGATTTCTCACGTGTCCATCTTGTCCCTCTAATACCGGCTACAAGTTGtgtcaagaagcaacagAGCACCAAACCAGTCTGCCCATTTGCGCTTAACAAAGAGCCTCCACTATCTTCTTATTAAGTCCATAGCCTCGCCTAACCGGAAAACTGGAAGCGCGTGGCCTCGAGCTGGCCGAGTCCGTCGCGGGGTGCCACATTTCGTCGTCTGTAAGTATTGGTGAAATCTTGCAGAATCGCGCGCACATTGTTCATGGCGCTTGGGTCTCCCGACTCAAGcctctccttgatcttgatcaggAATCTGTTGGCCTCGGCAGGGGAAACAGTGCCCTCTGGTAGTAGCTGTATTGTATGCGAGACCCATTGGTGAGTCTGGAGAGGAACCAGCTCAAACGAAGCCAGCAGAACACCACTGCCATCAGCGAAACAGTCGCGGGGGAAAGTGATCATCATGCCCGCCATGACCTGCTTGACTAGATCCTCGCCAAGAGTAAGCAGCAGATTCTTGacaatggccttgacctcagTAGCCGTTGCCTCCGGTAACCTATCGCTACTGGCAGGATTATCACCACCATATGACAAGAGATCGCGGAGGAAATGCAGCGTTGAGGACAGAGGGTCGCGCTGCTCTAGAGTTAGAGCGTAGATGGATGCCCC
Encoded proteins:
- a CDS encoding Ras-like protein encodes the protein MAANTKFLREYKLVVVGGGGVGKSCLTIQLIQSHFVDEYDPTIEDSYRKQCVIDEEVALLDVLDTAGQEEYSAMREQYMRTGEGFLLVYSITSRQSFEEITTFQQQILRVKDKDYFPMVVVGNKCDLEGDRDVSRQEGEALARSFGCKFIETSAKSRINVDKAFYDIVREIRRYNREMQGYSTGSGGTSGANGPPKPMDMDNGEQEAGCCAKCVLM